In the Streptomyces sp. cg36 genome, one interval contains:
- a CDS encoding TetR family transcriptional regulator — MTGQVRTVDGRVAGRRGQATRQKLLDCLSEMLSSSPYRDVKVIDVARKAGTSPATFYQYFPDVEGAVLEIAEEMAKEGAALTSLVEGRSWVGKAGWQTAEELVEGFLDFWRKNDAILRVVDLGAAEGDKRFYKIRMKILNSVNNSLTDAVKELQSKGKVDKDVSPAAMAGSIVAMLAAVASHQKGFQTWGVKQAELKPNLALLVHLGITGKKPPK; from the coding sequence ATGACAGGACAAGTACGCACCGTCGACGGCCGCGTGGCCGGCCGACGCGGCCAGGCGACGCGGCAGAAGCTGCTCGACTGCCTCAGCGAGATGCTCAGCTCCTCGCCGTACCGGGACGTCAAAGTCATCGACGTGGCCCGGAAGGCGGGTACTTCACCCGCGACCTTCTACCAGTACTTCCCGGACGTCGAGGGCGCCGTCCTGGAGATCGCGGAGGAAATGGCCAAGGAGGGCGCGGCGTTGACCTCGCTCGTCGAGGGCCGTTCCTGGGTGGGCAAGGCCGGCTGGCAGACGGCGGAGGAACTGGTCGAGGGGTTCCTCGACTTCTGGCGCAAGAATGACGCGATCCTTCGCGTCGTCGACCTCGGCGCGGCCGAGGGCGACAAGCGGTTCTACAAGATCCGCATGAAGATCCTCAACTCCGTGAACAACTCCCTTACGGACGCGGTCAAGGAGCTCCAGTCCAAGGGCAAGGTCGACAAGGACGTCAGCCCGGCCGCGATGGCGGGCTCGATCGTCGCCATGCTCGCGGCGGTGGCCTCGCACCAGAAGGGCTTCCAGACCTGGGGCGTCAAGCAGGCCGAGCTGAAGCCGAACCTGGCGCTGCTCGTCCACCTGGGCATCACGGGCAAGAAGCCGCCGAAGTAG
- a CDS encoding nitroreductase family deazaflavin-dependent oxidoreductase has translation MRPARAGAARVPVGVRLVRGVSATRAFAKVAPHFVPALDRAVHRLTRGRVLPSARMLPGVVLTARGARSGAERTTPLACVPEEGGTWLLVGSNFGRPGHPAWTGNLLAHPEARISLRGRDVPVRARLLTGEERAAAWRAALEFWPPYAAYQARIEREIRLFRLERREGAGAAG, from the coding sequence GTGAGGCCCGCGCGGGCGGGCGCGGCCCGTGTCCCCGTCGGGGTCCGGCTGGTGCGCGGGGTGTCGGCCACGCGCGCGTTCGCCAAGGTGGCGCCGCACTTCGTGCCCGCCCTGGACCGGGCCGTGCACCGGCTCACCCGGGGCCGGGTGCTGCCGAGCGCGCGGATGCTGCCCGGGGTGGTGCTCACCGCGCGCGGGGCGCGCTCGGGTGCCGAGCGGACCACGCCGCTCGCGTGTGTGCCGGAGGAGGGCGGTACCTGGCTGCTGGTCGGGTCGAACTTCGGGCGCCCCGGCCACCCGGCCTGGACCGGCAACCTGCTGGCGCACCCGGAGGCCCGGATCAGTCTGCGGGGGCGGGACGTTCCCGTACGGGCGCGGCTGCTGACCGGCGAGGAGCGGGCGGCGGCCTGGCGGGCGGCGCTGGAGTTCTGGCCGCCGTACGCCGCGTACCAGGCGCGGATCGAGCGGGAGATCCGGCTCTTCCGGCTGGAGCGGCGGGAGGGCGCCGGGGCCGCCGGGTGA
- a CDS encoding enoyl-CoA hydratase/isomerase family protein: MSPRVERDAVDGEETGVAVVTLDRPERHNAIDLKTAAELAAIWREFRFDDSVRAVVLTGAGDKAFCTGLDRSAEVPQPSSPYAVDDPLLTVGPKANDLWKPVVAAVRGMACGGAFYLLGEAEFVIAAEDATFFDPHTTYGMVSAYESVYLALRMPPGEVARLALMGTAERLSARRAYETGLVSEVTAAGDEVAAALRCARTIASFPTAAVQGTVRALWTAREPALAQAFSRAPQLIALGNLPPDRQTELFGARRSGVFRVR, translated from the coding sequence GTGAGCCCGCGCGTCGAGCGGGACGCGGTCGACGGCGAGGAGACCGGCGTCGCGGTCGTCACCCTGGACCGCCCCGAGCGGCACAACGCGATCGACCTCAAGACCGCCGCCGAACTGGCCGCGATCTGGCGGGAGTTCCGCTTCGACGACTCCGTGCGCGCGGTCGTGCTCACCGGCGCGGGCGACAAGGCGTTCTGCACCGGCCTCGACCGCTCGGCCGAGGTGCCGCAGCCCTCCTCCCCGTACGCGGTCGACGACCCCCTCCTCACGGTCGGCCCGAAGGCCAACGACCTGTGGAAACCGGTGGTCGCGGCGGTGCGCGGCATGGCCTGCGGCGGGGCCTTCTACCTGCTCGGCGAGGCCGAGTTCGTGATCGCCGCCGAGGACGCCACGTTCTTCGACCCGCACACCACGTACGGGATGGTCAGCGCCTACGAGTCGGTGTACCTGGCCCTGCGGATGCCGCCCGGCGAGGTCGCCCGGCTCGCCCTGATGGGCACCGCCGAACGCCTCTCGGCCCGACGGGCGTACGAGACGGGGCTGGTCAGCGAGGTCACCGCGGCGGGCGACGAGGTGGCGGCGGCGCTGCGGTGCGCGCGGACCATCGCCTCCTTCCCCACGGCCGCCGTGCAGGGCACGGTCCGCGCCCTGTGGACGGCCCGCGAACCCGCGCTCGCCCAGGCGTTCTCGCGCGCGCCGCAGCTGATCGCCCTGGGCAATCTGCCCCCGGACCGCCAGACCGAGCTGTTCGGGGCGCGCCGGAGCGGCGTGTTCCGGGTGCGCTGA
- a CDS encoding lipid-transfer protein, whose product MSVLKDATAIVGIGQTEFARQLPQSEKHLACRAILAALDDAGIAPAEVDALASYTMEETDEVEVAKSIGAGDLTFFGKVGFGGGGSCATVAHLAAAVATGQANVGVAWRSRKRGSGPRPWRNTTVQLPTPAQWTRPFGLLRPADEIGMLARRYMHEYGATRDHLFNVALACRNRANQNPAAIMYERPLTRDMYMTSRWISEPLCLFDNCLETDGALACVIVSAERARDCRQRPVYVHSAAQGLPAQHHGMVNYWNDDPLTGPAWTAARHLWKQADFGPQDVDVAQIYDAFTPLVPLSLEGYGFCDRGEGAAFTEGGALEIGGRLPLNTGGGGLSEAYVHGFNLINEGVKQLRGTSTAQVPDAATCLVTAGEGVPTSAVLLRS is encoded by the coding sequence GTGTCGGTGCTCAAGGACGCGACGGCGATCGTCGGCATAGGGCAGACGGAGTTCGCCCGTCAACTGCCCCAATCGGAGAAGCACTTGGCGTGCCGGGCCATCCTGGCCGCCCTCGACGACGCCGGGATCGCCCCGGCCGAGGTCGACGCCCTCGCCTCGTACACGATGGAGGAGACCGACGAGGTCGAGGTCGCCAAGTCCATCGGCGCGGGCGACCTCACCTTCTTCGGCAAGGTCGGGTTCGGCGGCGGCGGCTCGTGCGCCACCGTCGCCCACCTCGCCGCCGCCGTCGCCACCGGCCAGGCCAACGTGGGCGTCGCCTGGCGCTCGCGCAAGCGCGGCAGCGGCCCGCGCCCCTGGCGCAACACCACCGTGCAACTGCCCACCCCCGCCCAGTGGACCCGCCCCTTCGGGCTGCTGCGCCCGGCCGACGAGATCGGCATGCTGGCCCGCCGCTACATGCACGAGTACGGCGCCACCCGCGACCACCTGTTCAACGTGGCGCTGGCCTGCCGCAACCGCGCCAACCAGAACCCGGCCGCGATCATGTACGAACGCCCGCTGACCCGCGACATGTATATGACCTCGCGCTGGATCAGCGAGCCGCTCTGCCTCTTCGACAACTGCCTGGAGACGGACGGCGCGCTGGCCTGCGTGATCGTCTCCGCCGAGCGCGCCCGCGACTGCCGGCAGCGGCCCGTGTACGTGCACTCGGCCGCCCAGGGCCTGCCCGCCCAGCACCACGGCATGGTCAACTACTGGAACGACGACCCGCTGACCGGCCCCGCCTGGACCGCCGCCCGACACCTGTGGAAACAGGCCGACTTCGGCCCCCAGGACGTCGACGTCGCCCAGATCTACGACGCGTTCACCCCGCTCGTCCCGCTCTCCCTGGAGGGCTACGGCTTCTGCGACCGCGGCGAGGGCGCGGCCTTCACCGAGGGCGGCGCCCTGGAGATCGGCGGACGGCTGCCGCTGAACACCGGCGGCGGCGGACTGAGCGAGGCGTACGTGCACGGCTTCAACCTCATCAACGAGGGCGTCAAACAGCTGCGCGGCACCTCCACCGCCCAGGTGCCCGACGCCGCCACCTGTCTGGTCACCGCGGGCGAGGGCGTGCCCACGTCGGCCGTGCTGCTGAGGAGCTGA
- a CDS encoding acetyl-CoA acetyltransferase, translating to MAGAPSRKVAVVGAALSDTGRVDDATPYALHAQAARRALADSGLDRSVVDGFGSAGLGTLAPAEVAEYLGLRPTWVDSTAVGGATWEVMASHAVDAIAAGHADAVLLVYGSTARADIRAGRRTSNLSFGGGGPLQFEVPYGHTLVSKYAMAARRHMHQYGTTIEQLAEVAVQARANAATNPDAMFRDPITVDDVLSGPLIADPFTKLHCCIRSDGGCAVLLAAEEYVADSAKEPVWVLGSGTALSHTTMSEWNDFTVSPAAVSGRLAFERAGVRPAEIDFAEIYDAFTYMTLVTLEDLGFCAKGEGGAFVEKGRLLRDGALPVNTDGGGLSACHPGMRGLFLLVEAVRQLRGEAGEGQVRRRDGSLPALAVASGTGGWFCSSGTVVLGRG from the coding sequence ATGGCCGGAGCCCCCTCCCGCAAGGTCGCCGTCGTCGGCGCAGCCCTCTCGGACACCGGGCGCGTGGACGACGCCACTCCGTACGCCCTGCACGCCCAGGCCGCCCGCCGGGCGCTCGCCGACTCCGGGCTCGACCGGAGCGTCGTCGACGGCTTCGGCTCGGCGGGCCTGGGCACGCTGGCACCCGCCGAGGTCGCCGAGTACCTCGGCCTGCGCCCCACCTGGGTGGACTCCACCGCCGTCGGCGGCGCCACCTGGGAGGTGATGGCCTCCCACGCCGTGGACGCCATCGCCGCCGGGCACGCCGACGCCGTCCTCCTCGTCTACGGGTCGACCGCGCGAGCCGACATCAGAGCGGGCCGCCGGACATCGAATCTCTCCTTCGGAGGGGGCGGGCCCCTGCAATTCGAAGTTCCTTACGGGCACACCTTGGTTTCGAAGTACGCGATGGCCGCGCGCCGCCACATGCACCAGTACGGGACCACCATCGAGCAGCTGGCCGAGGTCGCCGTCCAGGCGCGGGCCAACGCCGCCACCAACCCCGACGCCATGTTCCGCGACCCCATCACGGTCGACGACGTGCTCTCCGGGCCGCTCATCGCCGACCCGTTCACCAAGCTGCACTGCTGCATCCGCTCGGACGGCGGGTGCGCGGTGCTGCTCGCCGCCGAGGAGTACGTGGCGGACAGCGCCAAGGAGCCGGTGTGGGTGCTGGGTTCGGGCACGGCGCTCTCGCACACCACGATGTCGGAGTGGAACGACTTCACGGTCTCCCCCGCCGCCGTGTCGGGCCGCCTGGCCTTCGAGCGGGCCGGGGTGCGCCCCGCCGAGATCGACTTCGCCGAGATCTACGACGCCTTCACGTACATGACGCTGGTGACCCTGGAAGACCTCGGCTTCTGCGCGAAGGGCGAGGGGGGCGCGTTCGTGGAAAAGGGGCGGCTGCTGCGGGACGGGGCGCTGCCCGTCAACACGGACGGCGGCGGCCTGTCCGCCTGCCACCCGGGGATGCGCGGACTGTTCCTGCTGGTCGAGGCGGTACGGCAGCTGCGCGGCGAGGCGGGCGAGGGCCAGGTCCGCAGACGCGACGGCAGCCTCCCGGCGCTCGCGGTGGCATCCGGCACGGGCGGCTGGTTCTGCTCGTCGGGGACGGTGGTGCTGGGGCGGGGGTGA
- a CDS encoding Zn-ribbon domain-containing OB-fold protein: MPSELLVPVTDDDGAPFWEYAARGELRVQSCAAPDCARLRFPPRPCCPHCHSFDSEWRRVSGRGRIWSYVLPHPPLLPPYSDQAPYNAVVVELVEDPLIRLVGNVVAEPDAPLDSVDPARLRIGARVQVAFTGTGGLTVPRWLLERP, from the coding sequence ATGCCGAGCGAGCTGCTGGTCCCCGTCACCGACGACGACGGCGCGCCCTTCTGGGAGTACGCGGCCCGGGGCGAACTGCGCGTCCAGTCCTGCGCCGCCCCCGACTGCGCGCGGCTGCGCTTCCCGCCGCGCCCGTGCTGCCCGCACTGCCACTCCTTCGACAGCGAGTGGCGCCGCGTGTCCGGGCGCGGTCGCATCTGGTCCTACGTCCTGCCCCACCCCCCGCTCCTGCCGCCCTACTCCGACCAGGCCCCGTACAACGCGGTCGTGGTCGAACTCGTCGAGGACCCGCTGATCCGGCTGGTCGGCAACGTGGTCGCCGAGCCGGACGCGCCGCTGGACTCGGTGGACCCGGCGCGGCTGCGGATCGGGGCGCGCGTCCAGGTCGCGTTCACCGGGACCGGCGGTCTGACCGTGCCGCGCTGGCTCCTGGAGCGGCCGTGA
- a CDS encoding VOC family protein, with product MGGYDGYPEGAPCWADVTLPDLAAGKRFYGALLGWTFDEDAGPGAVAFSGGGRVAGLVPKRDGRMPTAWGVYFATPDAKGLAVRIAAAGGRLVSGPLPAGPSGATAVAADPGGAVFGLWQPGVHTGFERTGEPGSFCWTEVYTRDPERADAFYESVFGFEGADPDGTDGEFRTWSPAGAAPGPDTAFGGRALMGDAFPAEMPAHFLVYFAVGDCDATAEACVELGGRLKAEPFDIAYGRMAVLHDDQGAGFAVLQRE from the coding sequence ATGGGCGGATATGACGGATATCCGGAGGGCGCGCCGTGCTGGGCCGATGTGACGCTCCCCGACCTGGCGGCCGGCAAGCGGTTCTACGGCGCCCTGCTGGGCTGGACGTTCGACGAGGACGCGGGCCCCGGCGCCGTGGCCTTCAGCGGCGGCGGGCGCGTCGCCGGGCTCGTCCCCAAGCGCGACGGCCGGATGCCCACCGCCTGGGGCGTCTACTTCGCGACGCCCGACGCCAAGGGACTCGCGGTGCGGATCGCGGCGGCGGGCGGGCGGCTGGTGAGCGGCCCGCTGCCGGCCGGGCCGTCCGGGGCCACGGCGGTCGCCGCCGACCCCGGCGGCGCGGTCTTCGGCCTGTGGCAGCCCGGCGTCCACACCGGCTTCGAGCGGACCGGCGAGCCGGGCTCCTTCTGCTGGACCGAGGTCTACACCCGGGACCCGGAGCGCGCCGACGCCTTCTACGAGTCGGTCTTCGGCTTCGAGGGCGCGGACCCGGACGGCACGGACGGCGAGTTCCGCACTTGGTCACCGGCCGGGGCCGCGCCCGGCCCGGACACGGCCTTCGGCGGCCGGGCGCTGATGGGCGACGCCTTCCCGGCCGAGATGCCCGCCCACTTCCTGGTCTACTTCGCGGTGGGGGACTGCGACGCCACGGCCGAAGCCTGCGTGGAGCTGGGCGGGCGCCTCAAGGCCGAGCCGTTCGACATCGCGTACGGCCGGATGGCGGTGCTCCACGACGACCAGGGGGCGGGCTTCGCGGTGCTCCAGCGGGAATGA
- a CDS encoding acyl-CoA dehydrogenase family protein, whose translation MDADFTDEQQEIRRTLRDLLAKRCGPDDVKAAVRTAPGHDRALWRQLAAELGLPGLALPQEYGGVGCGPTELALACEEAGRALLPSPLLATAVLAAPLLAALGTAEQRAAHLPPLARGERTAALAVPGPRLALALGLTGDGAAGEWAGGGRAGGVQARRAGDGRWRLYGEVAQVLDGHRADLLLVAAHTGGFTHGRIRLFLVPGDARGLRRTRQTALDETRAQGRLQLRDTEAGLLGPEEGGNGVEGAGDALAALAAVGRSAAVCLAAEAVGAAAHALERTVAYVKEREQFGRPVGSFQAVKHRLADRYVQVRAARSAVHYATWDPDAGPLALAQALEALRATGAEAIQLHGGIGFTWEHDAHLYFKRAACDELLFGPVEALRAQAAERAGLFAPRTAEDRPPAATRAKAPDTAPTRAAPPSGPTRPGAPPAASTRAKAAS comes from the coding sequence ATGGACGCCGACTTCACCGACGAACAGCAGGAGATCCGCCGCACCCTGCGCGACCTGCTCGCCAAGCGCTGCGGCCCGGACGACGTCAAGGCCGCCGTCCGGACCGCCCCCGGCCACGACCGGGCCCTGTGGCGGCAGCTCGCCGCCGAACTCGGGCTGCCGGGCCTCGCACTGCCCCAGGAGTACGGCGGGGTCGGCTGCGGCCCCACCGAGCTCGCCCTGGCCTGCGAGGAGGCGGGCCGCGCCCTGCTGCCGTCCCCGCTGCTGGCCACCGCCGTCCTGGCCGCACCCCTCCTGGCGGCGCTCGGCACGGCGGAGCAGCGGGCCGCGCACCTGCCGCCGCTGGCCCGGGGCGAGCGGACCGCCGCCCTGGCCGTCCCCGGGCCCCGGCTCGCCCTCGCCCTCGGCCTCACGGGCGACGGCGCCGCCGGGGAGTGGGCGGGCGGCGGACGGGCCGGAGGCGTCCAGGCCCGGCGCGCGGGGGACGGGCGGTGGCGGCTGTACGGGGAGGTCGCCCAGGTCCTGGACGGCCACCGCGCGGACCTGCTGCTCGTCGCCGCGCACACCGGCGGCTTCACGCACGGCCGGATCCGCCTCTTCCTCGTACCCGGCGACGCCCGGGGCCTGCGCCGGACCCGGCAGACCGCGCTCGACGAGACGCGCGCGCAAGGGCGGCTGCAACTGCGTGACACCGAGGCCGGGTTGCTGGGGCCCGAGGAGGGCGGGAACGGCGTGGAGGGGGCCGGTGACGCCCTGGCCGCCCTCGCCGCCGTCGGGCGGAGCGCCGCCGTGTGCCTGGCGGCCGAGGCCGTCGGCGCCGCCGCGCACGCGCTGGAGCGGACCGTGGCGTACGTGAAGGAGCGCGAGCAGTTCGGCCGGCCCGTCGGCTCCTTCCAGGCGGTCAAGCACCGCCTGGCCGACCGGTACGTACAGGTGCGGGCGGCCCGGTCGGCCGTCCACTACGCGACCTGGGACCCCGACGCCGGGCCGCTCGCCCTCGCGCAGGCCCTGGAGGCGCTGCGGGCGACGGGCGCCGAGGCGATCCAGCTGCACGGCGGCATCGGGTTCACCTGGGAGCACGACGCGCATCTGTACTTCAAGCGGGCGGCCTGCGACGAGCTGCTGTTCGGCCCGGTCGAGGCGCTGCGCGCGCAGGCGGCCGAGCGGGCCGGACTCTTCGCCCCGCGCACGGCGGAGGACCGGCCGCCCGCCGCCACGCGCGCGAAGGCGCCCGACACCGCGCCCACGCGCGCGGCGCCGCCCTCCGGGCCCACGCGGCCGGGGGCGCCCCCGGCCGCCTCCACGCGCGCGAAGGCGGCCTCGTGA
- a CDS encoding PQQ-binding-like beta-propeller repeat protein, with protein sequence MEQLTQHDPRRIGPFEVLGRLGAGGMGLVYLARSASGRRVAIKTVRTELAEDQLFRVRFTREVEAARAVSGFYTAAVVDADPRAAVPWLATAYVPAPSLEEIVNECGPLPAQAVRWLAAGIAEALQSIHGAGLVHRDLKPSNVLVVEDGPRVIDFGIASGVSNTRLTMTNVAVGTPAYMSPEQAKDSRSVTGASDVFSLGSTLVFAATGHAPFHGANPVETVFMLLREGPDLAGLPDELRPLIESCMQMEAALRPSPEDLQAQLAPHLFGGSDDSGTASAWLPDRSVAMIEQRRGGGRAKAVVPPAGPATPPRTGYQPPQPAHAPHPSLPQGVPDGPVRLAGAKVPIGPGPRVLDAASAVAEASPATGWVRSPGGGPRPQSQVQARPDAVPANGSQAATHLSAGPTAPPVPPPARAPEAPGRWRPWRFRMSNDVWGTPTVDGDLLYVTSFEVHALDVGSGRRQFKTRDVAWTMGVEAGRIHASDGPTLYALDAADGRELWRLPTDAWVYALRADRGTVVTATRGGGVQAWEAANGEKLWELAGAQTDFETPEAGPMIHEGTVYVWQDARLRALDARSGAERWSYPVGDAASCGGVPVRLAPAQDGYVYVSAGTRVLSIDIASGHVRWHFEAPAVFLCPPTFAPGPAVAGGGVYLADYLGTVYALDAATGKDRWRIATESRQSVEPVLVADGNIHVGSGNALYTLDAVTSTPKWRFAAGAEVVGTPVVADGRIHFGSADHCLYTLDAAGGQLRWKLATGGEITGSPVVRAGVVYACSKDRCVYALDAVKGTATSSR encoded by the coding sequence GTGGAGCAGCTGACGCAGCACGACCCGAGGCGGATCGGCCCCTTCGAGGTGCTGGGACGGCTCGGTGCCGGCGGCATGGGGCTGGTCTATCTGGCACGCTCGGCGTCCGGGCGCCGCGTGGCGATCAAAACGGTGCGCACGGAGCTCGCCGAGGATCAGCTGTTCCGGGTCCGCTTCACGCGCGAGGTGGAGGCGGCCCGCGCGGTCAGCGGGTTCTACACGGCCGCCGTGGTCGACGCCGACCCGCGCGCGGCCGTGCCCTGGCTGGCCACCGCGTACGTGCCGGCGCCCTCGCTAGAGGAAATAGTGAATGAGTGCGGGCCGCTCCCGGCCCAGGCGGTGCGCTGGCTCGCGGCCGGCATCGCCGAGGCGCTGCAGTCCATCCACGGGGCGGGCCTGGTCCACCGCGATCTGAAGCCCTCCAACGTGCTGGTCGTCGAGGACGGCCCCCGGGTGATCGACTTCGGCATCGCGTCCGGGGTCTCGAACACCCGCCTGACCATGACGAACGTGGCGGTCGGCACGCCCGCGTACATGTCGCCCGAGCAGGCGAAGGACTCGCGCAGCGTGACCGGCGCCAGCGATGTGTTCTCGCTCGGCTCCACCCTGGTCTTCGCGGCCACCGGCCACGCGCCCTTCCACGGGGCCAACCCGGTGGAGACCGTCTTCATGCTGCTGCGCGAGGGCCCGGACCTGGCGGGCCTCCCGGACGAGCTGCGCCCGCTGATCGAGTCCTGCATGCAGATGGAGGCCGCGCTGCGGCCCTCCCCGGAGGACCTCCAGGCGCAGCTGGCCCCGCACCTCTTCGGCGGCTCCGACGACAGTGGTACGGCGTCCGCGTGGCTGCCCGACCGCTCGGTGGCGATGATCGAGCAGCGCCGGGGCGGCGGCCGGGCCAAGGCGGTCGTCCCGCCCGCCGGGCCCGCCACCCCGCCCCGGACCGGCTACCAGCCGCCGCAGCCCGCGCACGCGCCGCACCCCTCGCTGCCGCAGGGCGTGCCGGACGGGCCGGTGCGGCTCGCCGGGGCGAAGGTGCCGATCGGCCCCGGGCCCCGGGTGCTGGACGCCGCCAGCGCGGTGGCCGAGGCCAGCCCGGCCACCGGGTGGGTCAGGTCGCCGGGCGGCGGACCCCGGCCGCAGTCGCAGGTGCAGGCCAGACCGGACGCGGTGCCCGCCAACGGCTCCCAGGCCGCCACCCACCTGTCGGCCGGGCCCACCGCCCCGCCGGTCCCGCCGCCCGCCCGCGCCCCGGAGGCGCCGGGCCGCTGGCGCCCGTGGCGGTTCCGGATGTCGAACGACGTGTGGGGCACCCCGACGGTCGACGGGGACCTGCTCTACGTGACCTCGTTCGAGGTGCACGCGCTGGACGTGGGCAGCGGCCGGCGCCAGTTCAAGACGCGGGACGTGGCCTGGACGATGGGGGTGGAGGCGGGCCGCATCCACGCCTCGGACGGCCCCACGCTGTACGCGCTGGACGCGGCGGACGGCCGCGAGCTGTGGCGGCTGCCCACCGACGCCTGGGTGTACGCGCTCAGGGCGGACCGGGGGACCGTCGTCACCGCCACCCGGGGCGGCGGCGTACAGGCGTGGGAGGCGGCCAACGGGGAGAAGCTGTGGGAGCTCGCCGGGGCGCAGACCGACTTCGAGACCCCCGAGGCCGGTCCGATGATCCACGAGGGCACGGTCTATGTGTGGCAGGACGCCCGGCTGCGCGCCCTGGACGCCCGCTCGGGCGCCGAGCGCTGGTCGTACCCGGTGGGCGACGCGGCCTCCTGCGGCGGCGTCCCGGTCCGGCTGGCCCCCGCCCAGGACGGCTATGTGTACGTGTCGGCGGGCACCCGGGTGCTCTCCATCGACATCGCCAGCGGCCATGTGCGCTGGCACTTCGAGGCCCCGGCGGTCTTCCTCTGCCCGCCGACCTTCGCCCCGGGCCCGGCGGTCGCGGGCGGCGGCGTCTACCTCGCCGACTACCTGGGCACGGTGTACGCGCTGGACGCGGCCACGGGCAAGGACCGCTGGCGCATCGCCACCGAGTCCCGCCAGTCCGTGGAGCCGGTCCTGGTGGCGGACGGCAACATCCACGTGGGCAGCGGCAACGCGCTGTACACGCTGGACGCGGTGACCTCCACCCCCAAGTGGCGGTTCGCGGCGGGCGCGGAGGTGGTGGGCACCCCGGTGGTGGCCGACGGCCGCATCCACTTCGGCTCGGCCGACCACTGCCTGTACACGCTGGACGCGGCGGGCGGCCAGCTCCGCTGGAAGCTGGCCACCGGCGGCGAGATCACCGGCTCCCCGGTGGTCCGGGCCGGTGTGGTGTACGCGTGCAGCAAGGACCGTTGCGTCTACGCGCTGGACGCGGTGAAGGGCACGGCGACGTCGTCGCGCTGA